One genomic segment of Borreliella afzelii includes these proteins:
- a CDS encoding DUF226 domain-containing protein — translation MESAPEPIKKGKCKVECQNKERFILIEKENGKAMYHTKIMMDVYKFGVYENKKKKKNEFRVSLRALFNGERIVEETHLYPIKEGDKFIGIFYGFRKPIKKAIIKYQLNGNRKSYGFARAYYMEVRFKAGSVFFYFKGLYRLLDKQRMNNHYNKILFSMFTDLEKQVYEFYGKKYPEQGPLTKWILKNLK, via the coding sequence ATGGAAAGTGCACCAGAACCTATAAAAAAAGGAAAATGTAAAGTAGAATGCCAAAATAAAGAACGCTTTATTTTGATTGAAAAAGAAAATGGTAAAGCTATGTACCATACAAAAATAATGATGGACGTTTATAAATTCGGAGTTTATGAGAATAAAAAAAAGAAAAAAAATGAATTTCGAGTGTCATTAAGGGCATTGTTTAATGGAGAAAGAATTGTTGAGGAAACACATTTATACCCCATTAAAGAAGGGGATAAATTTATTGGAATTTTTTACGGGTTCAGAAAACCAATAAAAAAGGCTATTATAAAGTATCAATTAAACGGGAATAGAAAATCTTATGGATTTGCAAGGGCATATTATATGGAAGTTAGATTTAAAGCTGGCAGTGTTTTTTTCTACTTTAAAGGACTATATCGCTTATTAGATAAACAGAGAATGAATAACCACTATAATAAAATATTATTTAGTATGTTTACAGATTTAGAAAAACAAGTATATGAATTTTATGGGAAAAAATACCCAGAACAAGGACCTTTAACAAAATGGATACTAAAAAACCTAAAATAA